CGACGGTGTCGGGCACCTCGGTTGGCACGTCCGCCTTGCCGGTCGTCCGATCGACGACCGGGAAACGCATCGGGCGGGCGCGGCCCGTCATCGAGCCGAGCGCCGGCACGGCCGCGAGCAGCGAGCGGGTATAGGGATGGTCCGGCCGCGCGAAGATGTCCGCGGTCCGCCCCGCCTCGACCGCCTCGCCCCGATACATGACCACGGTACGGTCGGCGATCTCGGCGACCACGCCCATGTCGTGGGTGATGAACAGGACGGACATGCCGTCCTCCGCCTGCAGCGCGCGGATGAGGTCGAGGATCTGCGCCTGGATCGTCACATCGAGCGCGGTCGTGGGCTCGTCGGCGATGAGCAGCTTCGGCTTGCAGGCGAGCGCCATCGCGATCATCACGCGCTGGCGCATGCCGCCGGAGAAGCGGTGCGGATATTCGTGGAACCGCGACTTCGCCGCCGGGATGCGCACCTTGTCCAAGAGGCGGATCGTCTCCATCTCGGCCGCGGTCCGGTCGAGGCCGCGATGCAGGATCAGCGTCTCGGCGATCTGGCTGCCGACGGTCAGCACCGGATTGAGCGACGTCATCGGCTCCTGGAAGATCATCGCGATCTCGTTGCCGCGGACCTGGCGCATCTCTCGCTCGGAGAGCGCCAGCAGCTCGGTCGAGCCGAGCCGGATCGAACCCTCGATCCGGCTCGCCCCCGGCGGGACCAGCTGCAGGATCGAGAGCGCCGTGACGCTCTTGCCCGACCCGGACTCGCCGACGACCGCCAGGGTCTCGCGGGGCGCGATGTCGAAGGAGACGCCCTTGACCACCGGCCGCCAGCCGTCGCCGACGCGGAACGAGGTCGCCAGGTTTTCGACGGAGAGAACGGGTGCCGTCATCGCGACCCCTGCGAACGCGGATCGGCGGCATCGCGCAGCGCATCGCCCAGCAGATTGAGCGCCAGCACCGTCGCCAGGATCGCGAGGCTTGGGAACACCGCCAGCCACCAGGCATCGAGGATGTTCTCGAACCCTTCGCGGATCATGCCGCCCCAGCTCGCGGCCGGCGGTGGTGCGCCAAGGCCGATGAAGCTCAACGACGCCTCGGTCCGGATCGCAGAGGCGAGCCAGAGCGAGCTCACCACGACCACGTCGGAGATCATGTTGGGCAGGATGTGCCGGACCATGATTCGGAACGGCCCGCAGCCGTAGGACCGGCACGCCTCGACGAAATCGCGCTGCTTCAGCGTGATCGTGGGAGCGCGGGCGACGCGCGCGAACGGCGCCACCTCCGTCACCGCGATCGCGATGATCAGGTTTTGCAAGCTCGCCCCCAGCATGGCCGCAATCATCAGGCCCAGGAGCAGGGTCGGGAACGACAGCAGGACGTCGAGCACGCTCATCACGATCTGATCGAGGAGCCCGCCGACATAGCCCGTAACCACGCCGATGGCGGTGCCGACGACCATCGCAATCAGCACCGAGATGAACCCCACGGTGAGCGAGATCCTGGCACCGTAGATCAGGCGGGAGAGCACATCGCGGCCGTAGCTGTCGGTGCCGAGCCAGAATTCGGCCGAGGGCGGCTCGAGCCGTGCCACGATGTTCTGCTCCAGCGGATCGTGCGGCGCCAGCAGCGGGGCAAAGATCGCCACCAGCACGATCGCGGCGAGCAGGACCACGCCCGGCCAGGACAGCCGGTTCTGGGAGAAGGCACGCAGGAACCGGCCGGACCGCGGCGGCGGCGGCGTTACGACATCGGGCGTTACGACATCGGCGGTCATGAGAACTTGACCCGGGGATCGACCAGGCCATAGGCGAGGTCGGTCAGCGTGTTCACGACGATCACGCAGACGGCGAAGATGATCATGAGCCCCTGCAGCAATGTGTAGTCGCGTGTGTCGAGTGCCGCGATGATCAGCTTCCCCAGCCCCGGCCGGTTGAAGATGATCTCGGTCAGCACCGAATTGCCGATGAGCGTGCCGAAATAGAGCCCGACGACCGTGATGACCGGGATCAGGCTGTTGCGGAAGGCATGGCGCCAGACGAGCCGGCCCGGGCCCACGCCCTTGGCGCGGGCGGTGCGGATATAGTCCTCGGTCAGCACGCCCAGCATGGCGGCCCGGGTTACGCGCATGACGTAGGCCATCATGATGATGCCGAGATTGAGCGCCGGCAGCGCCAGCGCCTGCAGATGGGCGGCAAGGCCGCTACCCTCGCCGATCTGGCCCAGGACCGGAAACCAGCCCAGCTCGATCGCGAACACGATCAGCATCAGGATGCCGGAAACGAAGGCCGGAAAGGACAGGCCCAGGAGCGACACGAGGCGCGAGATATAATCGAGCCAGCCGTTCTGGCGCAGCGCTGCGACGACGCCGAGCGGCAATCCTGCGACGAGGCCGATCGCGATTGCGGTCAAGGTGAGCTCGATCGTTGACGGCAACACCACCAGCACTTCGTCGACGACGCTCCGGCCGCTACTGAGCGACTGGCCGAGATCGCCACTCAGCACATGGCCGAGGAAGGTCAGATATTGTACCGACACCGGCTGGTCGAGCCCGAGCTTGACGCGCAACGCCGCGAGTGCGGCCGCCGTCGCCTGATCGCCCAGGATGACCGCCGCGGCATCGCCTGGCACGAGCCGCACCAGCACGAAGATCGCCGTCAGCATGATGAACAGCGTCGGGATCGCCAGAGCCAAGCGCTTCAGGAGATATCCCGTCATGCGGCCGCCCTCGCCGGCATCAGGCGCTCCGGCGCGAAGGCCGCGATCGGGCGCTGCGTCCCGCCCTCGAGGATCAGGTCGCAGAGGATGGCACCCACGACGGGCACCAGCTGAAAGCCATGGCCGGAGAAGCCGAAAACGTGAAACAGGCCCGGCTGGTTCGGCGAGGCGCCGATGACCGGCAGCAGGTCGCGGGTCTTGGCCTCGATTCCGGTCCAGCAGCGCGCGATCCGTACGTCACCGACCACCGGGAAGAGATCGACCGCCGCCCGCGCGCCCCGAGCCAGCGTCGCGAAATCGACGCGGCTCGCCTGTCGGTCGAGATCGGCCGAACCTTGCAAGCCGCCACCGATCACCAGCGTGCCCTGGTCCGACTGCTTGAAGGAGAGCGCACGGCCAACGACACTCACGACCGGCGCCAACACTGGTGCCAGCCGCTCGGTCACGATCATCATCGAGGCCTTGAGGCCGAGCTCGATCTCGTCGCCTAACATTGCCGCAAGCCGGCCCGCCCAGGCGCCGGCGGCGTTGACCACGACCGGTGCCGTGAAGCGGCGGGCACCGGTGCTCAAGAGCCAATCGGCGCCCCGCCGCTCGACCGCCTCGACGCCGCAACCTTCGACGATCGTGACGCCCGCAGCCTCGCATGCCCGGCGGAAGGCCGCGATGGTCCGGTGCGGATCGGCGGCGCCATCGCGGCGGGCGACGAGCGCACCCACGCAATGCGGGCTCAATGCCGGGACCAGGCGGCGCAACTCCTCGGCATCGACGATCTCTTCGTGGGTATAGCCGAGCGCGCGCATACGGGCCTCGCGCTGCAGCAGGTCCGGCCAATGGCTGTCGAATTCGGCGACGCGGATCTGGCCGTCGGCATGAAAGCCGCAGCCATCGCCGACGATCGCCTCGATGCGGTGCCACATCTCCATCGCCTCGAGCGAGATCGGCACCTCGGCCACATCGCGGCCGAGCGTGCGCACGCCTGCGGCGGTGGCGCCGGAGGCATGGCGCCCGACCCAGGACCGCTCCAGCACGAGCACGCGCCGGCCGGCCCGCGCCAGATGCAGCGCCGCCGACAGGCCATGCAGCCCGCCGCCGATCACGGCAACGTCACATCCCAGCACGGTCACGACGCCGCCTCCGTCTCGTCGAGGCTCGCGAGCTCGCCGAGTGTCACCGGCTTCAGCGGCGGCCGAACGCGGTAGAAGCCGAGCTCCGCGACCGGGCGCCCCTGCGCCGCGGCCAACAGATGCATGATCGTATAGCCGCACTGCCGGCCCTGGCACGGCCCCATGCCGGCGCGTGTGAAGGCCTTGAGCTGGTTCGGCCCTGGCCGGCCCACCATAGCGCGGGCACGAATGTCACCGGCCATGATCTCCTCGCAGCGGCAGACGATGGTCTCATCCGCAGGTGCGAAGACCTGCGGCCGCGGCGCGAACAGGGCGTCGAGGAACGGTCGTGGCGCCAATTCGCGGGCGAGCGACCGGCTGAGCGGCTGTGCCTCGGCCGCAAGTGCGGCCTCGCTGAGCGCGCCGAGCTTGGCCGCGACCTTCAGGCCCGCGAGCTGCCCGCGCAGCTCCGCAGCCTCCGCACCGCCGATGCCGGCGCCGTCCCCGGCCACGAACACGCCCGCCAGCGAGCCCTCGCCCCAGGCGTCGACCTTAGGCGCGTAGCACTGCTGGTCCGCGCGCCATTCGACCGCACAGCCGAGCGCCAGCGCCGCATGGATGCTCGGCACCACGCCCTCGTGCACCAGCAGAACCTCGGCCGGCACGGTCCCCTCGCTGCCGTCTTCAGTCCGATAG
This region of Aliidongia dinghuensis genomic DNA includes:
- a CDS encoding ABC transporter permease, which produces MTADVVTPDVVTPPPPRSGRFLRAFSQNRLSWPGVVLLAAIVLVAIFAPLLAPHDPLEQNIVARLEPPSAEFWLGTDSYGRDVLSRLIYGARISLTVGFISVLIAMVVGTAIGVVTGYVGGLLDQIVMSVLDVLLSFPTLLLGLMIAAMLGASLQNLIIAIAVTEVAPFARVARAPTITLKQRDFVEACRSYGCGPFRIMVRHILPNMISDVVVVSSLWLASAIRTEASLSFIGLGAPPPAASWGGMIREGFENILDAWWLAVFPSLAILATVLALNLLGDALRDAADPRSQGSR
- a CDS encoding ABC transporter permease; amino-acid sequence: MTGYLLKRLALAIPTLFIMLTAIFVLVRLVPGDAAAVILGDQATAAALAALRVKLGLDQPVSVQYLTFLGHVLSGDLGQSLSSGRSVVDEVLVVLPSTIELTLTAIAIGLVAGLPLGVVAALRQNGWLDYISRLVSLLGLSFPAFVSGILMLIVFAIELGWFPVLGQIGEGSGLAAHLQALALPALNLGIIMMAYVMRVTRAAMLGVLTEDYIRTARAKGVGPGRLVWRHAFRNSLIPVITVVGLYFGTLIGNSVLTEIIFNRPGLGKLIIAALDTRDYTLLQGLMIIFAVCVIVVNTLTDLAYGLVDPRVKFS
- a CDS encoding NAD(P)/FAD-dependent oxidoreductase, with translation MTVLGCDVAVIGGGLHGLSAALHLARAGRRVLVLERSWVGRHASGATAAGVRTLGRDVAEVPISLEAMEMWHRIEAIVGDGCGFHADGQIRVAEFDSHWPDLLQREARMRALGYTHEEIVDAEELRRLVPALSPHCVGALVARRDGAADPHRTIAAFRRACEAAGVTIVEGCGVEAVERRGADWLLSTGARRFTAPVVVNAAGAWAGRLAAMLGDEIELGLKASMMIVTERLAPVLAPVVSVVGRALSFKQSDQGTLVIGGGLQGSADLDRQASRVDFATLARGARAAVDLFPVVGDVRIARCWTGIEAKTRDLLPVIGASPNQPGLFHVFGFSGHGFQLVPVVGAILCDLILEGGTQRPIAAFAPERLMPARAAA